A genomic region of Raphanus sativus cultivar WK10039 chromosome 6, ASM80110v3, whole genome shotgun sequence contains the following coding sequences:
- the LOC108809300 gene encoding uncharacterized protein LOC108809300: MDYEYGGEYCRRGHVPAFGGWDWNDAVPFTQCFETATIQQPSYLHHYPPYPQDRDLYFAGDLYDNHHHVAPAVILLPRRRAKVGHEPKRTSSKEQHNFKKEARESNAPRSCPTPVVKRRTATPKPVDEDLYKVSPRLLSLKSTKKRGGGFGCISRCFLPTRVL, translated from the exons ATGGACTAC GAATATGGAGGAGAGTACTGCAGGAGGGGACACGTGCCGGCGTTTGGCGGTTGGGACTGGAACGACGCCGTACCATTCACTCAGTGCTTCGAGACAGCAACCATCCAGCAGCCTTCCTATCTCCACCACTACCCTCCTTACCCTCAAGATCGCGATCTTTACTTCGCTGGCGATCTTTACGACAACCACCACCATGTTGCTCCCGCCGTCATCCTCCTCCCTCGACGCCGG GCTAAGGTGGGCCACGAGCCGAAGAGAACCAGCTCCAAGGAGCAACACAACTTCAAGAAGGAAGCGCGTGAGTCTAACGCGCCGAGGAGCTGTCCAACACCGGTGGTGAAGCGGAGGACAGCGACTCCGAAGCCTGTGGATGAAGACTTGTACAAGGTTTCCCCTCGACTTCTCTCCCTCAAATCCACAAAG AAAAGGGGAGGTGGGTTTGGGTGCATTTCAAGATGTTTTTTGCCAACACGGGTGC